The Pleurodeles waltl isolate 20211129_DDA chromosome 10, aPleWal1.hap1.20221129, whole genome shotgun sequence sequence GGGGACCAATAGGAGTTAGTGGAATAACAATTATGCTGACAAAACAAAGATGTTAAAGAtatggttctagtttcccaattgatataggggttgtgccaGGTTAACCAGGCTATTCCTAAAATCATGGTGTGATTCGGTGAGGCTATAaggtcaaaggcaacatgttcttggtgcCCCCCAAATGTCAGACTGAGTATCGGAGTAGAGGCCACCACAGGACCTgaggttaaaggagagccatcaacCGTGTGTACCTGCTCAGGATTTTCTTTAGGAATACATGGAATTCCCTTATtcttagcccaggtctcatccaaatagattccactggctccacaatctgtAAGCGCTAGGAGATGTTCTTTTTGACTCTGTGAACATTGTAACGTGacagagaggataaacagggtggacatactttctctggaggaacataacgatagtacttcagctcctcccgtctccttcctccttacaggggacgggagttggcgtttctcgCAGGTCTGGAGGGACGAACAGGGCAACTACGAATCAGATAGCCAGctttaccacaatacagacaaagtccctttcatCTTCTATCCTCCTTTCTGATTCAGTTAACAGACCATGGacaagatcaatctgcatgggttcttctgtgAGGGATGGAGAGGCTTCGGATGGGACCtcgtccgttcgccgactgctggtACGAGAATTACCAGGCTGGTATGGAACTCGTGTTCTTCTTCTCTCAATTGTGCGCTTTCGTAGTCTATATTCAGTGTTCATGACTTGATCCATCAATTCCTTTAAGGAATGGGCTggagtggaatgtactaattcatttaATTTCTTCACTCAGACCTTGGCGGAACAAggttacaaaggtgcgttccaccTAAGAGGTTTCGGCTGCCAACTGTTTGAAAcaagttatatactgcagaacgtCCTGATTGCCCTGCTGCATGTCACATAAGGCCTCCTCAGCCACTGCTTCCACCCCAGGCctttcaaacatctgtttgaagagaGTCAAGAAAGCAGGATAATTAGTCAGGACTGGATCTTCCGCAaagaccagaggagtcgcccaagcaagtgcaggaccatacaaggcactgatcagatagcccaccttagccttatcggaAGAAAATTGGAGTGGATCAAAAGCAAAGAAGACCATTAAGGCATCCAGAAACTCTTTTATCTTCAGAGGATCTCCTGAATATCGAGGAGTAGCAGCAGATACAGGTGGTATATCCATTGAACGGGAAGACAGGACTTGTCGTAGTGCAGTCTTTTCAGCCCGTAATTGCtgtaactcttgagcttgttgttggactgtctgcaACATGGCGTGTGCATTTTCTGCCGCCTCCCCCTCTGGTCCTTCCATGGCTGCCTCCCAacacagaatcttttggcgttgcaatctgtcacgaactGCACacggcttctcacctctggatgcaggactgGGAAaaacacccggtcttctgctgttTCTGGATAATCCCagttaggggcgaccctttctagtagccacggtgccgcttgacagagaacgcctaagcagaccataccctccagaaggagtcccagagaaaaaaaaacaagaatggggaaaaaacctcaaaacaggaactcctgaaaaagaattaaaaacaggacttgaaaacaggacaaaggtaaaaatctccaaaagcgaaaacaggaacgacgaacaggagcgaagagcaccaccaaagggaagtgtttgcaacgcaaggcagagcaagactgagtgacttatatactggaaaataGGAAGTTACCTCACAGGAAATGAAACAACACCATCTTAAATTGagaaaagcccatagaaaagaatagggaaaaagGACATACTATAAAGAAAAGGGCACACTGggaaatgaaaacaggaagaaCACAACATGGAGACCAGTAGGAATACTGAGAAAATGAAGTacacagaaagcaagaaaaaagaaaagaaaaagacaagaaagagacCACCACCGACAGAAGAGAAAAGAATACCCTAAATGAGGTAAGggcgatgtaggaagttggctctgtatgtactatttcgaagtaagaaatagcatgcacagagtccaagggttccccttagaggtaagatagtggcaaaaagagataattctaatgctctattttgtggtagtgtggtcgagctgtaggtttatcagagggtagtgttaagtatttgttgtacacacacaggcaataaatgaggaacactcactcaaagataattgtaggccaataggtttttgtatagaaaaatatattttcttagtttattttaagaaccacaggttcaagatttaccgtaaatacttcaaatgaaaggtacttcacttaggtatcataggaactttgaatccgcAAAATAGCATGTTTAGTtttggcagaaatggcaaaaagctattttaaaactagacagtgcaaatttcaacagttcctgggggaggtaagtgtttgttagttttgcagataagtaaaccacctacagggttcaaagttgggtccaaggtagcccacgcttgcgggttcagggcaaccccaaagttaccacaccagcagctcagggccggtcaggtgcagaggtcaaagtggtgcccaaaacacataggcttcaaaggagaagggggtgcctcggttccagtctgccagcaggtaggttcccgcgacttcggaaggcagaccaggggggttttgtagggcaccgggggggacacaagtcagcacaaaaagtacaccctcagcggcacgggggcggccgggtgcagagtgcaaacaggcattgggtttgcaatggagttcaatgggagacctaggggtctcttcagcgaagcaggcaggcaaggggggggtcctcggagtagccaccacctgggcaagggagagggccacctgggggtcgctcctgcactggaggtcagatccttcaggtcctgggggctgcgggtgcagtgtctttactaggcatcgggttcttagaagcaggcagttgcggtcagggggagcctctggattccctctgcaggcatcgctgggggagctcaggagggtcaactctggctactcacagggtcgcagtcgccggggagtcctccctgtagtgttgtttctccgcaggtcgagccgggggcgtcgggtgcagagtggaaagtctcacgcttccggcgggaaacgtgcagtcctttaaaaattgtttctttgttacaaagttgtttcttctttggagcagagccgctgtcctcaggagttcttggtccttttagatgcagggtagtcctctgagacttcagaggttgctggaccctgggggacgcatctctgttgcagtttttcttgaagtggggagacaggccggtagggctggggccaaagcagttggtgtctccattttttctgcagggcttcaggtcagcagtccttcttcgtcttcaggttgcaggaatctagtttcctagggcctcgggagcccctaaatacttaatgtaggggtgtgtttaggtctgggagggcagtagccaatggctactctccttgagggtggctacaccctctttgtgcctcctccctgaggggaggggggtacatctctattcctattggggaatcctccaaaatcaagatggaggatttctaaaggcaggggtcacctcagctcaggacaccttaggggctgtcctgactggtgggtgactcctccttgtttttctcattatctcccctggacttgccgccaaaagtgggggctgtgtccagggggcgggcatctccactagctggagtgccctggggcattgtaacacgaagcctgagcctttgaggctcactgctaggtgttacagttcctgcaagggggaggtgtgaagcacctccacccagatcaggcttttgtttctgtcctcagagagcacaaaggccctcaccacatggggtcactGCACTGAAcatttgggtaaaatacagggggcatctctaagatgccctctgtgtgcattttttaataaatccaacactggcatcagtgtgggtttattattctgagaagtttgataccaaacttcccagtattcaatatagccattatggagctgtggagttcgtttttggccaattcccagaccatatacttaatatggccacactgtacttacaatgtctaagaatagacttagacactgtagggacatattgctcatgcagctatgccttcacctgtggtatagtgcaccctgccttagggctgtaaggcctgctagaggtgtgacttacctatgccacaggcagcattttgtgtgcatggcatcctgagggggatgccatgttgactttgcctttttctccccaccaacacaaacaatctgcaatggcagtgtgcatgtgttaggtgaggggtccctgagggtggcaaaacatatgctgcagcccttagggaccttccctggtcacagggcccttggtaccactggtaccttttacaagggacttatctgtgtgccaggggggtgccaattgtggaaacaatggtacattttaggtgaaagaacactggtgctggggcctggttagctgggccccagcacacttctcagtcaagtcagcatcagtatcaggcaaaaagtggggggtaactgcaacagggagccatttccttacaggcgaTGGGACTGGGAGTGCAAAACATGCTTCCCCGAACGTGTTGCCAATACGGGAAGAAAACGCGGAGGACGACACTCTGAAAATCGGAAGCACGATCCGACCGTGGTCAGGAAAGAGACGCCCCAGTGAGGCGTGGCGTTACAGGAGGAGGCAGCCATTATACCGGTTGCCTCcccgtcatattacaatgttcacacattgtattatgacattcccgctggccaGATTGGTGGGAACAGTGGTACGATATTGGTCTCGAGCCAAGGCCAAcaccgtagcactacagcacccttggAATTCACACTGTCTGTGGCCCCTGCACTGTGCGTCTGCCAACCTTACCATGatggggtccccgccatggaaaggctggctgaaacaggagttgtgattagcctggcggcactgagttcagggcCGAGGTGGTTGACCACGAGTCCAACCGCCGTCAGCCCGTCTGGAACCTTGttcctggtggagatggcggttAATGTAGCAgttggaccgcctggagtgtggtggCCCGAACAtcaccacaagtctggcagtccttggaccgacAGACCCATAACGAAGCCCCAATTCTTTGTGAGGGATAACCTGCTGTTCTGTGGCTCTAAACCAGTGGCCCCTACCTCTTTGCATAAAAAAGAATTGGAGTTAGCGCACATTAGGCAGTAGGATGTTGTCAAAACGAAGAAGATGATTTGTTAAGATTTTAGTGACCCAAGTTTGATCTGGAGGTTGAAGGGGCTGTGAGAGATTGTTTTTAGTGTTGCAGCAGCAACAAGGTGCTCAAGACTAGGGCCCGTCTTGTGCAGCATAATTTATATTAGCCATTGGAAAAGGTGCAATTTTATACTGTGGGTCCTATCAAAGGTGAACAGGCCACATCATAGTTGTTTGTGCTAGTGAATCTGTCCTGTATTTGGCCTTTTGTTTAAAGGGTTGAGGAAATTAGCACTAATGGAGTGATTACATACTTGAAAATTGTGTATGACATCCAAGACTTTTGATTGTGATATTGGCAGGCTACGATACACAAGATGAAGGATTTATTGAAAGGATTTGGTATTGTCCATACGATGAGCCTTGTACCACCCTCAGTTCAATGGTGTCGGGAGAAGTTTAACAGAATTCTCAAAGAAGGTATCCAGTTAGCTAAGCCCTCTGGAGAAgtctggattggactggaatgaacTGTTGCTCAATAGGGTGTTAGCATATTGGCTCACCACCAGACCAGTGGTAAAATGTCCTTTTAATTCTTGAAAGGGAGGAAACCCAATTGTAGACTTGTTCTGAGGTGGTAGAAGGGTCAGAGGAATGGTAAGTGTGACATGGAGGAGGATGAGAGATGTGCAAAGGAGTGTGATGCACTGTTGCCTAGGAAGGTGGAGTACGATAGGAGAAAGAGTCTTAAATGTAGTGCTGTGGGGGTAGCTGATCTGATGAGGATAAATGAACCCAGATTAACTGTTTTGGCTTATCAACCATGATTAGAGCACGATTGATGCACTATAAGATTTATTTGGGAGTTTATACAACAGTGCATTCTTCATGGTGTCTTACATTGTTCTATGTGAAATAATGGCAACATGAACACTGAAACACTATATTGGtgtaaaacaaaacaagaaaacacctttttaaggaaagatatttttgtaGAAATGCACTTACATCGGAACAAAAAGAAACATTTGGAGTGAAAAACAGTTAgtttaaacataaaaacaaaaagttCACTCCAAATAGTTTTAAAAAGGCCAAAAATAAAGTATCAGTTATAATGTGTGTAGCTTAGAAAATAAGAAATAATGTAAATCTGCAACCACAATTATGATATCAGTGGGAAACAGTAACCCATAACAAATCCTAGGTAAAATATGCTAAAACAcattggccatcattacaaccctggtgctagatcccgcttaccgccgtgctgaaggccgccaacataccgtggcagcagcggaaatccgctacaggtattatgacccaaatctcggaatccaccacaatacagacactacacaagtctgccacaccaaaggtcagtgataaactgccgatactaaaacctacaccgtcacgccaacaagcatacgcccacactatcacgacccacgaatcaacgcagcagtctttcaaccgcggtaatccattggcggtacacaccgctgcgctcaaaatacacccacacttacagaacacaactacattggacaattttacatacacacacctgatacacatgcacacaccacacccatacacataccgctataaaacacccacccacattacccacagaccctcacaacaacattttttttttaaagctgagagagagagaatagcaaacacaaccccagcatccacaggcacacaacaccatcactcatacaacatccacgcacctcaaacatcacacccaacacaacacatcacacagcacaacaaacatcacctcacacatcacccacaccacattatggcacctcaaagacaccccaggttttctgaggaggagctcagggtcatggtggaggaaatcatccgggtagagccacagctattcggatcacaggtgcagcacacctccattgctaggaagatggagctacggtggagaatcgtcgacagggtcaatgcagtgggacagcatccaagaaaatgggatgacatcaggaagaggtggaacgacctacggggaaaggagcgttcagtggtatccagacaccagattgctgtacagaggactggcagtggacccccacctcctcccccacgactaacaacatgggaggagcaagtcttggcaataatgcatcatgagggcctcgtaggagtagcaggaggactggactctggtaaatcatatcttaactaccatatcccccccaccccacctgcatgccatcacatacccacaccctcaccctcaccccatcactccaacacctcacatatgccccactatcacaaccgagccatcccaataccaagccctgcatgcaacacatatgcatggacccccaccaccaaagcatgtccagtacagatatccACCCAGaacccaaaacactaatcacacaagggcaagcccaataatgcaagcacaggagtagagggtaactcacccaatgcacaagatggcacacacagatactaaaactctgcatttacaccccaacagggcccgtacccaatgtcaccggacagcagGTGCCAGACAtttctagtccccccacagaagaggcccacagtgatgacagcaactctgcacgcctggatcaagatgaccagcctggcccatcagggacctctggacagtcggttcccctgccacagtcacaaaccaccacagaccctccctcctcaggaaacaccaccacagcacccacccagcgggcccatccctctgtccccaggacatgtcaatcagcagtgtgtccaccactacagggaccccaggcaaacccaccaaaccaagacaatcagtgacctggggtcagtggcagtagggaacacggttcaggggacagaggtacaggacaacagggaagctgggaggactgctgtgcgacagggggaggacaggcccagggaacccactctccacgaggcactctccaacatcatgggagcatgccactattcccaggagaccatgggcacggtactggccaagtttcaggaggaacactaccttgggatcagggaggacttgaagtctattaacaccaccctggtcactattgcaggggtgctggcagacctggccaacaccatgagggacacattagcacacaaacgggcacctgacactagcctggacgatgaacagccctccatgtccaccggcgctagtggacaggaggcaccgccacaggaccaacaggccaccagcaccccaccccctgtagaaggagaaccaccccgcaaatggtccctgagatccaggcaaaagacagagaacattgccaagacccccgccaggaaataagaccctcctgattgtcacccttctgtcccactttgtcaccctgtccaccttagactgccattgccccccttcctatgcccccatggacaatgcacctgtgagaccaagagactgaactctaccatgaacattcctccaccatcactccagcccattacacacccccctccacttatccacttattagcacagaaataaacaaccttgaatcacaaatcaatctggagccagtctgtactttcaccaatgtgtaattgcaacctctcagaaatatagcaatgtcaatgttcacgtTCACATACCAATGGTACACAGTTGtttggcagcagtaaacatagcagagggcacaaagtgggatccagatctgtgaaatggaaaggcaaagtgacatgtcagcgTCCATACAAAGAGGTAAAAAGGCTGATTTATGCTATgttctacagtagtatgagatgtgtgaagcagtgccatcctcttacctgtgtctcactggaagtattgcatgatgatgttgtttcggttgtctatatcttctttttctgcctcctcttcttcactgtccacaggctccacagctgccaaaagttcagcatcaggcccaccctcctgcagaaaaggcacctggtgtcgcaaagccaggttgtgcaacatacagcatgccacgatgatctggcacaccttcttcggtgtgtagtatagggaggcacctgaatctggccttcaggaggccaaaggtgtactcttttatcctcctagttcacccatgtgcctcattgtagcgttcctctgcccttgtcctgggatttctcactggggtcagtagcagtgacaggttggggtgaccagagtcacctgcagatattgagggacaactgttaaacatcctccaaacattagagaATCACCCATACCTAGACatatatttaaactgtgtggggaccttgggctcacctattagccacacacggtgcctctggagtttccccatcacatagggatgctgctattcctcaaaatgtaagcgtcatgcactgagccaggatacttggcattcacatgggagatgtactggtctgccaaacacaccatctgcacattcacagaatggtagcttttcctgtttctgtacacctgttcattcctgcggggtgacaaatgccacatgtgtacaatcaatggcaccaatgatattggggatatgtcccagggcataagagtcacctttcactgtgggcagatcctccacctgagggaaaacgatgtagctgcgcatgagtttcagcagggcaaataacactctggacaacacgttagagaacattggctgtgacatccctgatgccatggccactgttgtttgaaaggacccacttgccaggaaatggagcactgacaggacctgcactagagggaggattcctgtgggatggcggataactgacatcaggtctggctccaactgggcacacagttcctggattgttgcacgatcaagtctgtaagtgataatgatgtgtctgtcttccattgatgacaggtccacaaggggtctgtacaccggaggatgccaccatctcatcacctgccccagcagacgtgccctatggaggagaagggtgagcagagggtcattcaccacataggtttcacaaggctgtttagcacaattgtgaaattatctctgtgtgcctttgtctgtctgtattcctggcctaaataggtgtgacgcagttagttggcttgccatgtggccccctgaaatggcggctgcctgacctgtaaggagggacaagggaaaatgaggtaactgcgctggcgttatacagcgtcacggtaggcggtcgaagaccgctgcacaattcagcattggttatcattgggccccatgggttccaggagccaatgacgatgtacgccggtggtgacggtacgcaccgctgtgtacatgactgccattttctatctgttccctcacttgatacctgaccttcaacaggagaggacctacactgcaagtgctgctgtgacctgcgtctggaagcgactatggctacagtgtctggggaaagggcccctgccttcactgcggaggagttggagaaactggtggatggggtcctcccccagtacacgctactctacggtcctccagacaaacaggtgagtgaaccgtgtacatggtggatgggacatgattgtatgcagtgttgtggatggaagagacgggggggacaggccagcatgtgaggatggtgagtgtatgtttttgtgggacagggtgggaggtttgtggccaatgtgtgaaaagaactgtacgggagagtaacatccttttttacttcactattcctctaggtcagcgcccaccagaagaagggtcttTGGCGAgtcatcgccaagggagtgcggaccctggggatctccaatagacggagcacccactgccggaaaagatgggaggacctgcgccgctggagcaagaagatggcagaggcccagctgaggatggcctcccaacgtggaaggggtgtccgtcgcacc is a genomic window containing:
- the LOC138262411 gene encoding protein LDOC1-like, with protein sequence MEGPEGEAAENAHAMLQTVQQQAQELQQLRAEKTALRQVLSSRSMDIPPVSAATPRYSGDPLKIKEFLDALMVFFAFDPLQFSSDKAKVGYLISALYGPALAWATPLVFAEDPVLTNYPAFLTLFKQMFERPGVEAVAEEALCDMQQGNQDVLQYITCFKQLAAETS